TTTCTTCTAGCCTCCAGTGTTCCATCATATACTTCATTGCTGACCATATCATCAATCTTCTTGATCTCTTCCTCAAACTTTACAATCTTCttatccatgtcaccaaaatttgTCCTATGCCATCTTCTCAGTGGTTCTGTTAGCGCCTTCAATTTATCTGTGAATTATAGCTCTCCCAATCCTCTCCATTCCTCCTTCACCATCCTGCGAAATCCCTCATGTGTAAACCATGAATCAAGGCTCCGGAACGGCCTGGGTTCTCCTCTCAGCTTCCTACCCTCCACTATTAGTGGGCAATGATCTGACAAACCTCTTGGTCCACCTCTCAAGTGTGCCTCTGGGTACTCTTCTAACCACTCCAAGCTAACCAAGACTCTATCTATGCGACTGCAGGAACACCCTCGAAACCATGTAAACTTCCGATCAGTGAGTGGCAAATCCACTAAGTTCATGTCCTGTATCCAAAACTTAAAGTCTTCCGCAGACCTTGTTAGCCCAGTAGTGCCTCTTCGTTCCTCTATATGTACTATTTCATTGAAGTCTCCCATAAAACAGCACGGAACCTGACATAACCCCGCTATATAGCTCAGCTCCTCCCATACCTGAATCTTCTCATCTCTATCATGTGCACCATAGACCAAGACAAACGCACAGTTGAAGCTACTTTTTAATATTACTCCCTCAACACATAACCACCTCTCTCCCTTATAACAGTTATTCAATTTGAACATCTCCTCATCCCAAATCAGCAATAGTCCACCAGACGCCCCATCGGACCCTACATATTCCCAACCTGGACTACCTTGTCCCAAAATTCTGGTAACATCAAACCTCGTCACTATCTGTCTTTTGGTTTCAATCAACCCTAACATTTGTAGCCTATGTTTATTCTTTAGGTCCTTTACCATTCTCAACTTCCCATCCCCCCTCAACCCCCGCACATTCCATGAACTGAAAATCATCTTAAAATTGTTTTACACACCTGTTTTGCATGTTTGGGTCTGCATCGTCTCATTTTTGCTTTCTGCTTTGCCATCTTTTTTTTGCGAGCTATTTCTTCGTTCTGTGCTTGTAAAATTGCCATAATGTCGTCTTCCTCCTCATATAATATCACTCCTGATTCGCGTGCCAGTTCCCAGGTCTTTCTATTTTCTACCAACTGCTCCTCCAGATCGGTTTGCTGCTTGTCAATTGCTTCCACCTCATTCCTCCTTCCTTCTTGGTTCGGTTCAGTTTCTGCAAAATCTTCCTCAAGGTGCCCACAGATCACCCTACCAGTTCGTCCAGAGTAATTATGTGTCTTTTGGTCACTCCCGGTTCTATTCTCTGGTCTGGCGCTCTGTTCTCCATGCCTCCCCTCTTCGTGATTAGCCCTTACTGCGCCTCCATGCCTGCTGCTCTCATGGATTCTGTCTCGTCGTTCTCCTTGCCACTTTGAAAACTGATGCGCCATACATACCCTGTTCGACCGCCACCGGAGAGCCAGCTTCCCCACCCTCGACACCGCTCCCTGCGTCGTTGTCAGCAGCAGTCCCGGTGGTTTGGAGGCCGACAGAACCCAGCGCGTATCAATTCCCTTCCCAGGTTCTCGCCGGGACCACCCTTTCCGCGACCTTCCCCGTTGATCGCCGCCTGCCTGCCAGCGACTGGGAGCTCTCCCATGGCGCCGCGTGCATCTCCCGTGCAGGTTTGGTTAGGAGATTCGCGACCCGCGTCTCCCACTAGGGCCCGACCCGAAGCAGATCCGCATGGCCTCTGACCCGCGTTCGCTGGCTTGTGGGCTTGGAATCCTGGGCCCAACCTTTGGTGCCTGTCCTCATGTTCTATTTTGGCCCAATTCTTTTCTAATTGTGGCTTTTTTGGTGTTGCACTTGTGGACTCTCTTTCCAGTCCAATTAGGGTACCAGTTATTGTTTTTTCAGAATCTTCTTCATTGAGCATAACGGCTCTTCCCCCTAATTCGTGCATAAACTGATTATCCTTAATTAATGCCGGATACGTTCTGATTTCCTCGAGATTACGCTGCGCATCACCATTATTCCATTCATTCAAAATTGTGTCAG
The sequence above is drawn from the Arachis hypogaea cultivar Tifrunner chromosome 4, arahy.Tifrunner.gnm2.J5K5, whole genome shotgun sequence genome and encodes:
- the LOC140184163 gene encoding uncharacterized protein, encoding MVKDLKNKHRLQMLGLIETKRQIVTRFDVTRILGQGSPGWEYVGSDGASGGLLLIWDEEMFKLNNCYKGERWLCVEGVILKSSFNCAFVLVYGAHDRDEKIQVWEELSYIAGLCQVPCCFMGDFNEIVHIEERRGTTGLTRSAEDFKFWIQDMNLVDLPLTDRKFTWFRGCSCSRIDRVLVSLEWLEEYPEAHLRGGPRGLSDHCPLIVEGRKLRGEPRPFRSLDSWFTHEGFRRMVKEEWRGLGEL